The sequence CACAACCCGCCCAGGAGCATGGTAATAAATAAGTTGATATAGGTACGTACGGTGCCTTTGCGATTACCACCCAAAGGAATGTATAAATAATCCCTGAGCCAGCTGGAAAGCGAGATATGCCAGCGTTCCCAAAACTCACTGAAATTTTTGGAAAAGTAAGGTCTGTTGAAGTTTACCTTTAGTTCGATACCGAAGATCCTGCCTAGTCCCTGTGCGATGTCAGTATATCCTGAGAAGTCGCAATAGATCTGGAAAGAATAGAAGATAACGGCGAGTAATATGCTAAGGTCGGATACCATAGGGAGGTTATTAAAAACCGGGTCCACAAAAGTTGCGATGGTATCGGCAATGACCATTTTCTTAAAAAAGCCCTGAGTGATTTGGGAGAGGCCACTGCTCATACGTTCAGCATCTATTTCCCGCTTAGTGGTGAGCTTTGGCAGCATATCCTTTGCGCGGGAAATAGGGCCGGCTACAAGCTGCGGGAAGAAAGTCACAAATGAGGCGTAGGCAACAAAATCGCGTGTAGGCGCCAGTTTATTGTGATAGATATCGATGGTGTACGATAACGAGTGAAAGGTGTAAAATGAGATGCCGATGGGCAATAGAATATTTAATGAACTCAATTGTATATGGGTGAAATCATTAAATGACTGAATAAAGAAATTGAAATATTTAAAGAAGAAGAGAATGCCAATGTTCATAATAACGGCAGTGTTGAGCAGCCGTTTTTTGCTTCCTGGATCCTGCGCGTTATAAATGGCTATACCAAAGTAATAGTCCATGCAGACATTTGCAAGGAGCAGTGTGAGAAAACGATAATCCCAACAGGCATAAAAGAAAAGACTAGCTAGCAGAATAAGGTAATTCTGAAGTTTGAGTTTCCTGGATAGTAGAAAGTATAATGGGAAAAATATCAGTATGAAATATAGAAAGTTGATAGAATTAAAAACCATGAAATTTTAATATGAATATAATTTATTAGGCATAGATCATGCGTCGAAATTACTTTCACGACTGTTAAATAAAAGTTAAAATTTTCTTTTGTGTATTACTTAATGGGTTGAATTACAGTAATTAGTAATGCTTGCTATCTGCGGATGTGATTTTGTAGAATTTTTTCAAGTGGTTAAAATTTATTTTGTATTCTTTAACATGGTTTAGTTATTTAGCGACAAAAATGGCGATATCCCTTTAGTTAGGGTCTGCTGAATAAGTATTAAGATATTGTTAATCAATATTATATGGCTTATTATTTGCTACAGAAGTGCTTATATATTGAGTGATTCATCTCCAAAACCATGCAGCAATGATACGTTACACTCCTTCAAAACAGTTAACATTAGACGGATTTTCTACACCCTTCTCGCAGCAATTATCAACTAGCAATCGATGGGTTATACTGGCTGCAAAGATTCCGTGGGATAAACTGGCGGAGGTGTATTATAAAAAGATGCGGGCAGATTTTGGAGCTCCAACATTGAGTGCCAGGATGGTGATTGGTGCGGTGATCATCAAACATATACTGAACATAGATGATCGGGAGGTAGTAGAGCAAATCACGGAAAATATATATCTGCAATATTTTGTAGGCTTAAGCAGTTTTCAACAGGAGGCTCCCTTTGATGCATCGTTGATGGTAAGTATTAGAAAACGGTTAGGCATAGAAGTTATGTCCAGATTGAATGAGATTATTTTGCAGGAAGCGGGATTAACTAAAGTGAATGAAGAGAAGGTAGCGAATACCGAAGGAAATAGTGATCAGGATGAGAATGGAGGGGATAGAAATAACGATTGCTCGCAGGATCATATGAACAGTGTAAAAGAAAAGCCACCTGAAGCGCTATCAGGAACAGTGATGTTAGATGCGACTGTGTCAGAGCAACAGATCGAATATCCAACAGATATCAAATTACTGAATGAAGGACGCCGTCAATTGGAAGGGATGATAGAGCGGGGATGTCAGGCGGCGGAACTGGTAATGCCGCGGATGTATAGGAAGATAGCCAGGAAGCAATATCTGAATATTGCCAAAAAGAAAAACAAGAGCAAAAGAGATATACGCAGAGGTATCCGGCAGCAACTACAATATGTTAAGCGTGATTTAAAGTATATCAATTGGCTGATAGAATCAGATGCTACTTTTAAGGAGACGTTGAAAATGAAGGACTGGACCTTAATACAAGTGATTCAGGAAATGTATCGTCAGCAGGCAGAGATGTATAAGAAAAGAGAACAAAAAATGTCGGATAGGATTGTAAGTATCTATCAACCGCATGTACGTCCAATGCCTAGAGGTAAAGACCGTGTATCAACAGAGTTTGGGAGCAAGCAACTGGTGATGTTGAAAGATGGTTACACACATATAGAAAAGCTGAGTTGGGACAATTACAATGAAGGTGGATTGCTGATAGCCAGCCTGGAAACATATAAACGCTTGTTTGGTTGCTATCCTGAGCGTGTATTGGCAGATCAGTTGTTCGGCACACGTGAAAACAGACGATTCATGAAGGAAAAAGGGATCCGTTATGTTGGCAAGCCATTGGGTCGACCATCACCGGAGAGTAAGCAGCAAAAGCGATTATTACAAAAGGAGATGCCAGAACGAAATGCGATTGAAGGGAAGTTTGGACAAGGAAAAAATGCATATGGCCTGGGTAAGATCAAGGCCCGTCTAAAGGATACGGCTGAGAGTTGGGTGATGTCTATATACTTTGTCATGAATCTGCTTAAACTGGCAGCTGGTTCTTTGTTGTCAGCACTCCAAATCTATTACTGGCTGGTAACAGAGGGCTATTTGACCATAATGGTAAATAGCCCCGATGCACAATTTATACCCCGATATATGAGACGTCAGAAAGGGGAAATAGCCAGGTGTTAAAATGAAATATAATTGATCGGATAACTTATTCAGCAGACCCTAGTTACCAATTGCCCCAAAATTTTACCAGTATTTTATTGATATCTGCTATACCTAATGATGGCTGCGAATGTTCGTACTAATATTCAATCCCCTTATTGAATGATGCAATCACGATTATTATACTTATGCCTATTGTTTGTGTCACAGCATGCTCAATGCTATAATGAGGGATTGCCTTCCAACTATCAAAAGTGTAAAAATCCAGACCACCTTTTAAAAGTTAAATTAATAGTATGAAGAAATTTTTATTTTGTTTATCCCTTGTGATAGCTTCATTGCCCCTGAAGGCACAAATTTATAATGATAATATGGCGGCTTATTATAATAACTACACGCTTCCGAAAGGTTTAAAGATTAAAACAAACTTACCTTTTACGAATGATACGCATATGCGAACTATCATGCTCGAGGGGTATGTATTCGGTTCGGCGCAGTTGATAGATCTGAAGATCAGTTACTATATTTATAAAGACAGAATTTATTCTTCCAATATCAGTAGCAGTGGTGCATATACGCCACCTATTTAGTGTGTCAGGCATGCCTGTCAGCTGTAGGGTGCAAGTCCCAAACACGCTTTACAGTAGGAAGTGTTAGCTCAAGGCAAGGGTGTCCATCGTGAGATGGAATCTGAAAGAAGCCAGCGGCAAAAGTTCGAGCCTACGAACAGAAACTGGATAAAAGGCGGCGCGTTGAGGGGGATGTTGCTAAAGAAACAAAAGCCCCATACTGTACAGATCAATGCAACGTAAATTCAGAGGCTACATGAACTGAAAGCGGACAGGCTTACCCTGAGAGATCTGTGAATGCGTTGGCAGAGGGAGAAGCGCTTCCCCGCGCGGCAAACTCTTATAGAGATGTATTGAGGCGTTCACAGAAGTCAGCAAAGGCCATATTAGGTCAATTTTTTTTTTGACTGAAGGGCTGCATGTTAAAATAAGAGAAAGACCTGCAATATTCTATAATGAAAGCGATGAAAACAGCCACCTTAAGCGAACTGATTACCTGAAGACGGGCAGTACCTATGATAAGGGTAACCAGAGTTTAGCCTAATTATGGAATAGCAATGAATTCTCCTGTACGAGATTTTTTTTTAGTAAGATGCTGGAAACAATATTAGACAGACGCAATCTTGAGAAAGCCCTCCGGCATGTTATTGCCAATGGAGGAAGCGCTGGTATTGATGGTATGCAGACCGATGAACTTCGTGACTACCTCAATACCAGCTATCAGGTATTGCGTCATTCTATATTGTCGGGGGAATACAAGCCCCTGCCGGTAAAATCCGTATCCATTCCTAAACCCAATGGAGGCACCAGACAACTTGGTATCCCCTGTGTGAAAGACAGACTGATACAACAGGCCATCAGTCAATGGTTGAGTCAGTTCTACGAACCGATATTCTCCAAGTCAAGTTATGGTTTTCGTCCAGGCCGGAGTGCTCATCAGGCAGTTCAGGCAGGATTGGTCCATTTACATGAAGGCAAGGAATGGGTAGTAGAATTGGACCTGGCAAATTTCTTTGATCGTGTAAACCATGATCGTCTCATAAGTTTACTCTCCAGGCAGGTCAGTGATAAGCGGACCTTAAGTCTGATACGTCATTACCTGAACAGTGGTATTCTAACGGACGGGGTATTTACACAAAGAACAGAGGGTACGCTTCAGTGGCTGTTGTACAACCTTAATTTAAAGGCTCAATAACCTGCCCTATTAGGGAAGAGGTTATTGAGCCTTCTTTTTATGGGCAAGGCAGTAAAAAAGATGCTATTACCAATAGGGTCTACTATTGAGCAGTGTATGAGTCAATAAATGAGTATTTCGCACTAGTAAAGGGAAAACGGAGCAATTGCTTGCTTTTTTGTTGTAAAACAGGTGCTTTGATGCGGGGATGAGCCATAACCTTCATTAACTTTTTCAGGTTATAAGCAATAGAGGCCATAATCATACATTTGTTTGCCAGTTTAATTCCTTTAGTATAAACCTGTTTCATCCCGGCAAAATTAATCAGCGTACCTAACACAGGTTCTACAGTGCTACCTCGAAGCCTTGCCATTCTTCTACCTTTTTTGGATTGCATCCGTTGGTGCATCTGGTCGTTAAGCGCTTTACTGACTGAATCTTCTATACTCTTGATCCCAGTAGAACCTGTACAACTTTTTGCCAAAGGACATTGCCTGCAATCCTTTACACTGCTTCTATATATTTTAAGGGGTCTGCCTCTGTCAGTTCTGATACGCCTTAGCGTAAGATAAGCGCCTTGTGGACAGCAGTATCTATCATGTTCCTTTTCGTAAATAAATCCCTCTCGTTCTATTCTGTATCCGCATGGATTGGGAATATAGCCTTCTATATTATTGGCAGCTAATGCCTCTAAAACATTACCACTGCTATATGCAGTGTCTGCAAGGATTTCAGATATGGTTAGTCCATTTTTTTTCAGGTTTTTAATAGTATTATCTAACACCTGCTTAAAACATTGACTGTCCCCTTTATCTGCATGGAAGGCCTGAATGTTGGTTATTACATGGCTGGCTGTATCCACACTTACCTGGCTTAAATAATTTAGCTTGGTGATCTTGCCTGGTTTTACCGACATTCCTGCATCAGGATCAGACTTACTTACATGTGTCTTGTTGGTAGCTTTGACAGTAGCGACAGCCTGTGTGTTTTTTATTTTTTCATCTTTTGAAACAGCAGGAGTACCGGCCATATTTTCTTCAGCAGCTTTTAGCTCCTGCGCGTAGATACCGGCATCCGCCAAGATATCACGTTCAACCATGCTGGACATAGCAGCATTAGCTTTGACGAATACGCTATCTACGGCCTGCCTTCTACCTGAAACCAAGCCATTATCTATGCATTGTTTTAATACCTGTTTAAACAAAATAAGAAATTCATCTTCTCCATAAAGCTGCCGGGTACGGCTAAGGGTAGAATGCCAGGGAAGCTCCTCGTCTATATCATACCCCAGGAAATAAAGTATGTCCAAACGCATACGAGAAGTAGCAATTATACGTCTATCACTAACCTGATTTTCAAGATAGCCTACCAACATTAACTTCATGAAAACTATAGGGTCGATGCTTTTTTGACCCTCTTTGCCATAATACTTTGAGGTAGAACGATATAAATATGAAAAGTCTAATGTGCTTTTAAGCCGCCTGTAGAAATTGTCTTCCGGTATATGATCAGAAAGACTGAATTGCATGAATAGTTTCTCCTGATAACTTTTTTTTCCTTGCATACTCCAATTTAATAAAAGCATGCAAGGAAAAAAAGGTAAGGGCTGACATTTTAGTTGTGCAACAGCCACTTCAGGGCAGCCCTTTTAGTCCAATTCATTCAAACATCATTCTAGATGATCTGGACAAGGAATTGGAGAGAAGAGGCCATTGCTTCGTACGGTTCGCAGATGATATAAGTTTATACTTGTCCAGTGAAACGGCAGCTAAGCGAGTAATGCAAAGTATTACATTATACATTGAAGAAACGCTAAAACTGAAAGTGAACAAAGAAAAGACGAGGATCACGAATCCATTTGACAGTACGTTACTTGGATTTTCATTTTACCAGGTAAAAAGAAAATGGAAAACACGTATATCGAATAAAAGCATATCGCGTGTAAAATCCAAATGTAACGAGATTACCGGACGGAGTAATGGAATGTCAGAGGAAAGCCGAATAGAAAAACTAATGTCATTAATTAACGGATGGGTAAATTACTTTAAAATAGCAGAAGGCGTAAAAGAAAAGATGTTGGCTCTGGATGCCCATGTTCGAGCCAGACTTAGAACATGCTCATGGAAACAATGGAAGCATGGTAAAACTAGACTGAGAAATCTTCGGCAATTAGGTATAAAAGGCCCGGAAGCCTATTATTATGCATATAGTGGTAAAGGATACACTCATATGGCAAGGCAACGTCTGGTTAATATGGCATTATCAAATAGCTATTATCAAAAGAAAGGCTATGTAGGATTTTACGAAACATACCAGAGGATAATAGGGAGGCAAACATCTTTATTCTAATAAACCGCTGTATACCGGTCGGTACGTACAGTGGTGTGAGAGGCGTACCGTGAGCTCATGGCTCACGGCCGTCTACTCGATCGATTATTGCCAATGAAGATGGAAAGGTGGCATTATGGATCGATGATAAACCATATTCGCCAAGAGTCTATGTTCGTGCATTTTCCATGGGACAATCAGAGGATGTGGCCGCCAATTATACGGGTTGGACGATTGTAGACGACTTTCTGGCAACGACAGCTACTGTGGTCTCTTCTATAGCTTATAAAAACCAATTTAGACACAGTTATTCTAGCCGATACTTTGAATGCGACGCTGACCGGCCGCCTGGCCTTAGGTTCGCTGACACCGCGTGTTACGCTGGATGTGGCTACGACAATAGATGATACCACTGCCAGCATGCTTGGCAGACAGGCGTTTGGCAATGGTACTTCTAATGGTACCTATAACAATACCAATAGTGCTCCCTTGTTTGGGCTGGTCCATAAGATTGCAGGCTATATGAATAGCGGTATTGTTTTCAATAAGGGAACAGGTGTAACCGGTGGTTTTATTTCTTTCCTGACCAGTAACGGTACGG is a genomic window of Chitinophaga sp. LS1 containing:
- a CDS encoding MBOAT family O-acyltransferase, yielding MDYYFGIAIYNAQDPGSKKRLLNTAVIMNIGILFFFKYFNFFIQSFNDFTHIQLSSLNILLPIGISFYTFHSLSYTIDIYHNKLAPTRDFVAYASFVTFFPQLVAGPISRAKDMLPKLTTKREIDAERMSSGLSQITQGFFKKMVIADTIATFVDPVFNNLPMVSDLSILLAVIFYSFQIYCDFSGYTDIAQGLGRIFGIELKVNFNRPYFSKNFSEFWERWHISLSSWLRDYLYIPLGGNRKGTVRTYINLFITMLLGGLWHGASYNFIIWGALHGIYLIIQRLFKFKLPGLIAIFITFGITTLTWIFFRAQTLHDAMYILQRIFTLHNKQLTSVFTVIKLFYLTGTLLVLDLLIVNYFEKVNRKALIINIVLLVHILLFSTFSGNSFIYFQF
- a CDS encoding IS5 family transposase — translated: MIRYTPSKQLTLDGFSTPFSQQLSTSNRWVILAAKIPWDKLAEVYYKKMRADFGAPTLSARMVIGAVIIKHILNIDDREVVEQITENIYLQYFVGLSSFQQEAPFDASLMVSIRKRLGIEVMSRLNEIILQEAGLTKVNEEKVANTEGNSDQDENGGDRNNDCSQDHMNSVKEKPPEALSGTVMLDATVSEQQIEYPTDIKLLNEGRRQLEGMIERGCQAAELVMPRMYRKIARKQYLNIAKKKNKSKRDIRRGIRQQLQYVKRDLKYINWLIESDATFKETLKMKDWTLIQVIQEMYRQQAEMYKKREQKMSDRIVSIYQPHVRPMPRGKDRVSTEFGSKQLVMLKDGYTHIEKLSWDNYNEGGLLIASLETYKRLFGCYPERVLADQLFGTRENRRFMKEKGIRYVGKPLGRPSPESKQQKRLLQKEMPERNAIEGKFGQGKNAYGLGKIKARLKDTAESWVMSIYFVMNLLKLAAGSLLSALQIYYWLVTEGYLTIMVNSPDAQFIPRYMRRQKGEIARC
- a CDS encoding reverse transcriptase domain-containing protein, which translates into the protein MLETILDRRNLEKALRHVIANGGSAGIDGMQTDELRDYLNTSYQVLRHSILSGEYKPLPVKSVSIPKPNGGTRQLGIPCVKDRLIQQAISQWLSQFYEPIFSKSSYGFRPGRSAHQAVQAGLVHLHEGKEWVVELDLANFFDRVNHDRLISLLSRQVSDKRTLSLIRHYLNSGILTDGVFTQRTEGTLQWLLYNLNLKAQ
- a CDS encoding IS1182 family transposase; protein product: MQGKKSYQEKLFMQFSLSDHIPEDNFYRRLKSTLDFSYLYRSTSKYYGKEGQKSIDPIVFMKLMLVGYLENQVSDRRIIATSRMRLDILYFLGYDIDEELPWHSTLSRTRQLYGEDEFLILFKQVLKQCIDNGLVSGRRQAVDSVFVKANAAMSSMVERDILADAGIYAQELKAAEENMAGTPAVSKDEKIKNTQAVATVKATNKTHVSKSDPDAGMSVKPGKITKLNYLSQVSVDTASHVITNIQAFHADKGDSQCFKQVLDNTIKNLKKNGLTISEILADTAYSSGNVLEALAANNIEGYIPNPCGYRIEREGFIYEKEHDRYCCPQGAYLTLRRIRTDRGRPLKIYRSSVKDCRQCPLAKSCTGSTGIKSIEDSVSKALNDQMHQRMQSKKGRRMARLRGSTVEPVLGTLINFAGMKQVYTKGIKLANKCMIMASIAYNLKKLMKVMAHPRIKAPVLQQKSKQLLRFPFTSAKYSFIDSYTAQ
- a CDS encoding group II intron maturase-specific domain-containing protein, whose amino-acid sequence is MQQPLQGSPFSPIHSNIILDDLDKELERRGHCFVRFADDISLYLSSETAAKRVMQSITLYIEETLKLKVNKEKTRITNPFDSTLLGFSFYQVKRKWKTRISNKSISRVKSKCNEITGRSNGMSEESRIEKLMSLINGWVNYFKIAEGVKEKMLALDAHVRARLRTCSWKQWKHGKTRLRNLRQLGIKGPEAYYYAYSGKGYTHMARQRLVNMALSNSYYQKKGYVGFYETYQRIIGRQTSLF